A window of the Dioscorea cayenensis subsp. rotundata cultivar TDr96_F1 chromosome 14, TDr96_F1_v2_PseudoChromosome.rev07_lg8_w22 25.fasta, whole genome shotgun sequence genome harbors these coding sequences:
- the LOC120276002 gene encoding hypersensitive-induced response protein 4, translating into MCFCFFACVGQASVGVVEKWGRFLKLADPGLHFFNPFAGEWLAGVLSTRIASLDVKIETKTKDNVFAQLVCSIQYRVIKENADDAFYELQNPREQIQAYVFDVVRAHVPRMTLDELFEQKNDVAQAVLEELEKVMGAYGYNIEQILMVDIIPDASVRKAMNEINAAQRLQLASVYKGEAEKVLMVKRAEAEAEAKFLGGVGVARQRQAITEGLRENIVNFSDRITGTSAKEVMDLIMVTQYFDTIKDLGNSSKNTTVFIPHGPGHVKDIGNQIRNGIMEASCSQTQQ; encoded by the exons ATGTGCTTCTGCTTCTTCGCGTGCGTGGGTCAAGCGAGCGTTGGGGTGGTGGAGAAATGGGGGCGGTTCCTCAAGCTCGCCGATCCTGGTCTCCACTTCTTCAATCCATTCGCCGGCGAGTGGCTCGCCGGCGTCCTCTCCACCCGCATAGCCTCCCTCGACGTCAAAATCGAGACCAAGACCAAG GACAATGTCTTTGCGCAATTGGTTTGCTCAATTCAATATCGCGTTATCAAGGAAAATGCTGATGATGCATTCTATGAGTTGCAAAACCCTAGAGAACAGATTCAAGCTTATGTCTttgatg TTGTTCGGGCTCATGTTCCTAGAATGACTCTAGATGAGCTTTTTGAGCAGAAGAATGATGTGGCACAGGCTGTCTTGGAGGAACTTGAAAAG GTGATGGGAGCCTATGGCTACAACATAGAGCAGATTCTCATGGTTGACATTATACCTGATGCCTCGGTGCGCAAAGCAATGAATGAGATAAATGCAG CCCAACGACTTCAGCTTGCGAGTGTCTACAAAGGAGAGGCTGAGAAGGTCCTTATGGTGAAGAGAGCCGAAGCTGAGGCAGAAGCTAAGTTCCTTGGAGGTGTCGGAGTGGCAAGGCAGCGCCAGGCAATTACTGAAGGCCTGAGAGAAAACATTGTGAACTTCTCCGACCGAATAACTGGCACCTCTGCCAAGGAGGTGATGGACTTGATTATGGTCACACAGTACTTTGACACTATTAAAGACCTTGGAAACTCATCAAAGAACACCACAGTCTTCATACCGCACGGCCCTGGCCATGTGAAAGACATAGGCAACCAAATCCGCAATGGAATCATGGAAGCTTCATGCAGTCAGACACAGCAGTAA